Proteins encoded by one window of Chloroflexota bacterium:
- a CDS encoding ABC transporter permease, which yields MRELPLAFSYLKGRPIRTTMTILSIMIGVMMMFGLNGIGPAFQDMFISSTQSMALSNVDLYVTRRDGGFFRQEYVDNVAAVEGVESTASMIARAVALPPDHYTTADGRPINTIQVYGVDTTTMDDAFNIVTAGGRRLTEGRLLQAGDAQVVVVSEQLAAGLGIGLGEQVRLPGAGGWLNLEVVGLLDDPGLMLGSQQVFMPIATAQDLLNTPNRINTILGRYAEGSDARAIDVSVGSIFGRGYELSPLEGGADIWAALMEYMGVIFTMFGLLSLALAGMIMFNTFRTSVVERKRDIGMLRAVGAKRKFVMRAILYEGLILAVLGTGLGMLLGFGFAHVAKAGLSSVFQSLLGRPLGDPRFTLFTYVVSLTFGLGIPLASVLLPARGASAITPLEAMRPASIGQEAALKRSRLIVGFISLVLGLAGLFSGIFQLMAPGMLIFLLALGLLGPMLISPVTAVFSRVLNLLFGQEGGIAAGNIARQPRRAAITASSLMVSLAILIGLGGMTASIYGGALGFLDATFRSDYIMMPSLVVTNDTVGAGPDLAETVKRIRGVAELTTLRQIDVLDADGIGIRLVGIDPHNYARISGLSFVEGDESAFGGMQTGNDVIINGRFASQFGVGIGDTVTLEGDHGPLNVQVTAIGLDYINMKLPTVYMEQTALTREYGVRNDVFLLVNAESGTDLEQLEEDLQAATQSYPGFGIISREALRTSQEQVARGGTIGMNIMLSLLATPALLGLANALGINVIERTRELGMMRAVGAKRRQIRRMIIAESLLLSLMGVALGVISGVMLSFLMTAILDFAGLSIPYSFPGAGVITAIAAGLICGILAALIPARRASDLQIVAALAYE from the coding sequence ATGCGTGAGCTTCCGCTTGCCTTTAGCTATCTCAAAGGTCGACCCATCCGCACCACTATGACGATTTTGTCGATCATGATTGGTGTGATGATGATGTTCGGCCTGAATGGAATCGGGCCAGCTTTTCAGGATATGTTTATATCCAGCACCCAGTCGATGGCGCTATCCAATGTCGATCTTTACGTTACCCGCCGCGACGGTGGTTTCTTCCGCCAGGAATATGTGGATAATGTGGCTGCAGTTGAAGGCGTTGAGTCGACGGCCAGCATGATCGCCCGCGCCGTGGCCTTGCCGCCGGATCACTACACAACCGCCGATGGCAGGCCTATCAATACGATCCAGGTGTATGGTGTGGATACCACTACTATGGATGATGCCTTCAATATTGTCACTGCCGGAGGTCGTCGGTTGACGGAGGGCCGTCTCTTACAGGCGGGGGATGCTCAGGTCGTGGTAGTTTCTGAACAACTCGCCGCGGGCCTGGGAATCGGTCTTGGAGAACAGGTGAGACTTCCTGGTGCAGGGGGCTGGCTTAACCTGGAAGTTGTCGGTCTGCTCGACGACCCGGGATTGATGCTCGGTAGTCAGCAGGTTTTTATGCCCATAGCTACTGCCCAGGATTTGCTCAATACACCCAATCGTATCAATACTATTTTAGGTCGTTATGCTGAAGGCAGCGATGCCCGGGCTATTGATGTCTCAGTGGGTTCGATATTTGGCCGGGGCTATGAGTTAAGCCCGCTGGAAGGCGGGGCGGATATATGGGCCGCGTTGATGGAATATATGGGCGTGATTTTTACCATGTTTGGGTTGCTTTCTCTGGCGTTGGCCGGTATGATTATGTTTAACACCTTCCGCACCAGCGTTGTCGAACGGAAACGTGATATCGGGATGCTGCGGGCAGTAGGAGCCAAACGCAAATTTGTGATGCGCGCGATCCTGTACGAGGGTTTGATCCTGGCCGTGTTAGGCACCGGATTGGGTATGTTGCTCGGGTTCGGTTTTGCTCATGTCGCCAAAGCAGGACTATCTTCTGTCTTCCAAAGCTTGTTAGGTAGACCGTTGGGCGACCCCCGATTTACCTTGTTTACTTATGTTGTATCGCTTACCTTCGGGCTGGGGATTCCACTGGCCAGCGTTTTGTTGCCCGCCCGTGGCGCCAGCGCTATCACCCCATTAGAAGCCATGCGTCCGGCTAGCATTGGTCAGGAGGCAGCTCTTAAACGCAGCCGCCTGATCGTTGGTTTTATAAGCCTGGTGTTGGGTCTGGCTGGCCTGTTCAGTGGTATCTTCCAATTGATGGCGCCGGGGATGCTAATCTTCTTATTAGCGCTGGGATTACTCGGCCCGATGCTGATCAGCCCCGTCACGGCTGTCTTCAGCCGGGTGTTGAACCTGCTCTTTGGGCAGGAAGGAGGCATCGCGGCTGGGAATATCGCGCGACAGCCGCGCCGCGCTGCCATTACCGCTTCCTCGCTGATGGTCAGCCTGGCGATCCTGATCGGATTAGGTGGTATGACAGCCTCTATCTACGGGGGTGCGCTGGGCTTTTTAGATGCTACTTTCCGTTCGGACTATATCATGATGCCTTCGCTGGTGGTTACCAATGACACCGTTGGCGCTGGCCCTGACCTGGCTGAAACTGTCAAGCGTATTCGCGGCGTGGCCGAGTTAACCACTTTGCGCCAGATTGATGTTTTGGATGCCGACGGAATCGGCATTCGTTTGGTGGGCATTGATCCCCACAACTATGCGCGCATCTCCGGGCTTTCTTTTGTTGAAGGAGACGAATCTGCCTTTGGTGGGATGCAAACGGGTAACGATGTCATCATCAATGGGCGCTTTGCCTCCCAGTTTGGAGTTGGCATTGGTGATACAGTTACCCTGGAGGGGGATCATGGCCCGCTCAATGTTCAGGTAACCGCCATCGGTTTGGATTATATCAATATGAAGCTGCCCACGGTTTATATGGAGCAAACTGCCCTTACCCGGGAGTATGGCGTCCGAAACGATGTGTTCTTGCTGGTTAACGCAGAATCTGGCACAGACCTGGAGCAGTTGGAGGAAGACCTGCAGGCAGCTACACAGTCATACCCCGGCTTTGGCATTATCTCGCGTGAGGCGCTGCGCACCAGCCAGGAGCAGGTGGCCCGCGGCGGCACCATTGGAATGAATATCATGCTGTCACTGCTGGCGACTCCAGCCTTGCTGGGATTGGCGAACGCCCTGGGCATTAACGTAATCGAGCGCACTCGTGAGCTTGGCATGATGCGTGCCGTCGGGGCAAAGCGCCGCCAGATTCGCCGCATGATTATCGCCGAGAGTTTGCTGCTCTCTCTCATGGGCGTTGCCCTGGGTGTGATCAGTGGTGTCATGTTAAGCTTTTTGATGACCGCCATTCTCGATTTTGCCGGGCTGAGTATCCCTTATAGTTTCCCCGGTGCAGGCGTGATCACGGCTATTGCCGCGGGTTTGATCTGTGGTATCCTGGCAGCCCTGATCCCGGCTCGGCGAGCATCTGATCTGCAAATTGTAGCCGCGTTGGCTTACGAATAG
- a CDS encoding alpha/beta hydrolase — MKNKILKIGLIFCLAAILISCGVEPIAALEPKYETGEITRVEDAYGIFFVYVPISDLTEGDILVLVHGTPAKTEAEEDTARYYIEHWLEYAEKYGIVLIAPTFDQENFSSRKGEIEDMMTGYRGLFGREIGADEWVLRIVRAYQIQLFGYEDKFSLYGHSAGGQFVGRFLVTHPEEIEQAVITSAATYPQPNPEIAWPFGMGELHSEIAWDDNTVRQEDVIPDEQKWLAATQIPLTVLVGMNDSANSPVRPGQKGRNRINIARNWVQDMLLFAEENGLECQYQYELIPGKGHSMSGLVEYSQRALAPMR; from the coding sequence ATGAAAAACAAAATCTTAAAAATCGGGTTGATTTTCTGTCTGGCTGCAATTCTTATTAGTTGTGGCGTGGAACCCATTGCGGCTTTGGAGCCGAAATATGAAACAGGCGAAATAACCAGAGTAGAAGATGCGTATGGGATATTTTTTGTCTATGTTCCAATCTCCGATCTGACTGAAGGCGATATCCTGGTATTGGTACACGGCACTCCCGCAAAGACTGAGGCCGAAGAAGATACAGCCCGCTATTATATTGAACATTGGCTTGAATACGCTGAAAAATACGGAATTGTGCTTATCGCGCCAACATTTGATCAGGAGAACTTCAGCAGCCGTAAGGGTGAAATCGAAGATATGATGACCGGATACCGGGGTTTGTTTGGCCGGGAAATCGGCGCTGATGAATGGGTGTTGCGCATCGTCAGGGCCTATCAGATACAATTATTTGGGTACGAAGATAAATTTTCGTTGTATGGGCACTCTGCCGGTGGACAATTTGTGGGGAGATTTTTAGTAACACATCCGGAAGAAATTGAGCAGGCTGTTATCACCTCGGCGGCTACATATCCCCAGCCGAATCCTGAAATTGCCTGGCCGTTTGGCATGGGGGAACTTCATAGTGAGATTGCCTGGGACGATAATACAGTTCGGCAAGAAGATGTTATTCCCGACGAGCAGAAGTGGTTAGCTGCGACACAAATTCCACTGACAGTGCTGGTTGGGATGAATGATTCAGCCAATTCGCCAGTTCGTCCGGGGCAAAAGGGGCGAAATCGAATTAATATTGCCAGAAATTGGGTGCAAGATATGCTGTTATTTGCCGAGGAAAATGGTTTGGAATGTCAATATCAATATGAACTTATCCCGGGCAAAGGGCATAGCATGAGCGGGCTAGTTGAATATAGTCAACGAGCGCTGGCTCCCATGAGATAA
- a CDS encoding ABC transporter ATP-binding protein, whose translation MKIVETENLTRIYGSGEAQVNALDGVSLHVDTGEFVAVMGPSGCGKSTLLHLVGGLDRPSEGVVKIEGQDLSNLNDDDLTDLRREHIGFIFQFFNLIPTLTALDNTALPLVLGGMKPGDAQAIAVEWLEKLEVADRSTHRPEELSGGQRQRVAIARSLVTDPTLILADEPTGNLDSKAAQEFAALLREIVDRWERSILLVTHDPRISSYADRILQMKDGRITEQTVNDRKGGNHA comes from the coding sequence ATGAAAATCGTAGAAACTGAGAATCTAACCCGTATTTATGGCAGCGGTGAGGCCCAGGTTAACGCGCTGGATGGTGTATCCCTGCACGTAGATACGGGCGAGTTCGTTGCCGTTATGGGTCCCAGCGGTTGTGGTAAATCCACGCTTTTACATTTGGTCGGCGGCTTGGATCGCCCCAGTGAAGGGGTGGTTAAAATAGAGGGTCAAGACCTGAGCAATCTGAATGATGACGATCTGACTGACCTGCGCCGCGAGCATATCGGGTTTATTTTCCAGTTCTTCAACTTGATTCCCACGCTTACTGCGCTGGATAATACTGCCTTGCCCCTGGTGCTGGGCGGCATGAAACCGGGCGATGCCCAGGCGATAGCCGTCGAGTGGCTAGAGAAGCTTGAAGTTGCCGACCGCAGCACGCATCGCCCCGAGGAGCTTTCGGGCGGACAGCGCCAACGGGTGGCCATTGCCCGTTCTCTGGTCACGGACCCCACCTTGATCCTGGCCGATGAGCCGACCGGTAATCTCGATTCAAAAGCTGCCCAAGAATTTGCCGCTCTGCTGCGGGAAATCGTCGACCGCTGGGAGCGCAGCATCCTGCTCGTTACCCACGACCCGCGCATCTCATCGTATGCCGACCGCATCCTTCAAATGAAGGACGGGCGCATCACAGAACAGACTGTTAATGACAGGAAAGGTGGCAACCATGCGTGA